In Pajaroellobacter abortibovis, the following are encoded in one genomic region:
- a CDS encoding flagellar motor protein MotB, whose product MRRRLNGYEESWLFSCADLITKLFLFFVVLLMAANLSKSRMQQIATSISDSPSSGSLDSIHKEINAQIASTQM is encoded by the coding sequence GTGCGGCGGCGTCTGAATGGGTATGAAGAGAGTTGGCTGTTCAGTTGTGCGGATCTCATCACCAAATTGTTTCTTTTCTTTGTCGTTTTGCTCATGGCAGCCAACCTGAGCAAGAGCCGTATGCAGCAGATCGCGACAAGTATTTCCGATAGCCCAAGTTCAGGGAGCTTGGACTCTATTCATAAAGAGATTAATGCGCAGATCGCAAGCACACAGATGTAG